One window of Nicotiana tomentosiformis chromosome 11, ASM39032v3, whole genome shotgun sequence genomic DNA carries:
- the LOC104099894 gene encoding polyadenylate-binding protein RBP47C-like produces the protein METNNGPETPENKQPSPPPQQAVSEAEANVVPVVTQQPWVAMQYPAAAMVMQHPPHYIPYHPHHHHHPPQQQQQNKGGGSNNENRTIWVGDLHNWMDEDYLRTCFASTNEVASIKIIRNKHTGFLEGYGFVEFNSHAAAEKVLQTYSSMTMPNADQPFRLNWASFSTGDKRSNNGSGLSIFVGDLAADVTDTLLHKTFAKKYPSVKAAKVVVDANTGRSRGYGFVRFGDDNERSQAMTEMNGVYCSSRPMRIGAATPRKSSGYLQYYSSLGGYSNSASPQGSQPDVDSTNTTIFVGGLDPIVSDEDLRHPFAQYGEIASVKIPVGKGCGFVQFAKRNDAEKALQKLNGTAIGKQTVRLSWGRNPANKQSRADFMKQWTGPYYGGHFYNAYGYAFPPPHDPSMYAAAAYGTYPIYGTHQQQVS, from the exons ATGGAAACAAACAACGGTCCTGAAACGCCGGAGAATAAACAGCCTTCACCCCCGCCGCAACAGGCGGTGAGTGAGGCGGAGGCGAATGTAGTGCCAGTGGTGACTCAGCAGCCATGGGTGGCGATGCAGTACCCGGCGGCGGCTATGGTAATGCAGCACCCACCTCACTACATACCCTATCACCcacaccaccaccaccatccaCCGCAGCAACAGCAGCAGAATAAAGGTGGAGGATCCAACAACGAGAATCGTACGATTTGGGTCGGCGACCTTCATAATTGGATGGACGAGGATTACTTGCGCACCTGCTTTGCTTCCACCAATGAG GTTGCCTCCATCAAGATAATTCGCAATAAACACACTGGTTTCTTGGAGGGATATGGTTTTGTTGAATTCAACTCACATGCTGCTGCAGAGAAAGTTCTGCAAACATATTCTAGCATGACAATGCCTAATGCAGATCAACCTTTTCGTTTGAATTGGGCTTCATTTAGCACGGGCGACAAGAGATCAAACAATGGTTCTGGCCTTTCCATCTTTGTAGGAGATTTAGCTGCAGATGTTACAGATACCTTGCTACATAAAACCTTCGCTAAAAAATATCCTTCTGTTAAAGCTGCTAAAGTTGTCGTAGATGCCAATACTGGTCGTTCAAGAGGGTATGGTTTTGTAAGGTTTGGAGACGATAATGAGAGGTCGCAAGCAATGACTGAAATGAATGGTGTGTATTGTTCAAGTAGGCCCATGCGAATTGGTGCAGCCACACCACGGAAATCATCTGGATACCTACAATACTATTCTTCACTAG GTGGATACTCCAATAGCGCATCGCCCCAAGGATCACAACCTGATGTAGATTCTACAAATACAACA ATTTTTGTTGGAGGTCTTGACCCCATTGTCAGTGATGAGGATCTCAGACATCCTTTCGCTCAGTATGGTGAAATAGCTTCTGTAAAGATACCAGTTGGGAAAGGATGTGGTTTTGTGCAGTTTGCAAAAAG AAACGATGCAGAAAAAGCGTTACAGAAGCTGAATGGAACTGCTATTGGCAAGCAAACAGTGCGCCTTTCGTGGGGACGAAATCCAGCTAATAAACAG TCAAGAGCTGATTTTATGAAGCAGTGGACTGGACCATACTATGGGGGACATTTTTATAATGCTTATGGATATGCTTTTCCACCACCGCATGACCCTTCCATGTATGCTGCAGCTGCATACGGGACTTATCCAATTTACGGGACTCACCAGCAACAAGTAAGCTGA